In the Grimontia kaedaensis genome, one interval contains:
- the coaE gene encoding dephospho-CoA kinase (Dephospho-CoA kinase (CoaE) performs the final step in coenzyme A biosynthesis.): MAYVVGVTGGIGSGKTTVANLFAEKGIEVIDADVIARQVVEPGSEGLKAISEKFGASMLNDDGTLNRSALRGHVFSHPEDKEWLNGLLHPKIRQEMITQTAQAKSPYCLLVIPLLVENGLQSLCQRVLVVDVSEATQVTRTTQRDQVPEEQVKNILAAQATRQKRLEAADDIIFNENDSKPLSEQIETLHHQYLALAAQ, encoded by the coding sequence ATGGCATACGTGGTAGGCGTCACTGGCGGCATTGGTAGTGGAAAAACCACTGTTGCCAATCTTTTCGCGGAAAAAGGCATTGAAGTGATTGATGCCGATGTGATTGCCAGACAAGTGGTCGAGCCTGGTTCTGAAGGCTTGAAAGCCATTTCAGAGAAGTTTGGCGCTTCGATGCTCAATGACGACGGCACCCTGAACCGCAGCGCACTGCGCGGGCATGTTTTCTCTCATCCAGAAGACAAGGAATGGCTCAATGGTCTGTTGCATCCCAAAATCAGACAAGAGATGATTACCCAAACCGCTCAGGCCAAATCGCCTTATTGCCTGCTGGTTATTCCCCTTCTGGTGGAAAACGGTCTTCAATCGCTTTGCCAGCGTGTGCTGGTTGTCGATGTTAGCGAAGCCACGCAGGTGACCCGGACCACCCAACGGGACCAAGTGCCAGAAGAGCAGGTCAAAAATATTCTCGCCGCGCAGGCTACTCGTCAAAAGCGACTCGAAGCCGCTGACGATATCATCTTTAATGAAAATGACAGCAAGCCGTTGTCAGAACAGATTGAAACACTGCACCACCAGTATCTCGCTCTGGCGGCGCAATAA